Proteins encoded together in one Coleofasciculus sp. FACHB-T130 window:
- a CDS encoding peptidylprolyl isomerase, with product MTTALQIGNRTLTAEEIIPLLASYQMFPQLLRESIIDSAIASFNCTPEEIAHACGNFYQQNQLTSEAEQQAWLERYGMSQEHLEALTTRKLRIEKFKQATWGNKLESYFLKRKGQLDQAIYSLIRTKDPGIAQELYFRLSEQEQSFSELAAEYSQGPEAQTGGTIGPVEIGTLHPHLARLLSVSQKNQLWSPRPLGEWMVIVRLEKLVPAQLNEFMHQRLLRELFETWVQEQIGNLPEADKIWLGAATNRKVEPSGQLAAA from the coding sequence ATGACTACAGCTTTACAAATCGGTAATCGCACCCTCACAGCTGAGGAAATCATTCCCCTACTGGCTAGCTACCAAATGTTTCCTCAATTGCTGCGTGAGAGCATTATTGATAGCGCGATCGCTTCTTTTAACTGTACGCCTGAAGAAATTGCTCATGCCTGCGGGAATTTCTACCAGCAAAATCAACTGACTTCTGAAGCCGAACAGCAAGCTTGGCTAGAGCGCTACGGGATGAGCCAAGAGCATTTAGAAGCCTTAACAACGCGGAAGTTAAGAATTGAAAAATTTAAACAAGCGACTTGGGGGAACAAACTAGAATCTTATTTTCTCAAGCGCAAAGGTCAATTGGATCAAGCCATTTATTCGTTGATTCGGACGAAAGATCCAGGCATTGCCCAAGAACTTTATTTCCGCCTTTCCGAACAAGAGCAGTCTTTTAGCGAACTGGCGGCTGAGTATTCCCAAGGGCCTGAAGCACAAACGGGTGGAACTATCGGCCCGGTAGAGATTGGGACTCTCCACCCGCATCTGGCGAGACTGCTATCGGTTAGTCAAAAGAATCAACTTTGGTCGCCCAGACCTTTAGGTGAATGGATGGTCATTGTGCGCCTAGAAAAGTTAGTTCCCGCCCAATTAAATGAATTCATGCATCAACGATTGCTGCGAGAACTTTTTGAAACGTGGGTGCAAGAGCAAATCGGGAACCTACCCGAAGCAGATAAAATTTGGCTGGGGGCTGCAACAAATCGTAAAGTTGAACCAAGCGGTCAACTGGCAGCAGCGTAA
- a CDS encoding S-layer family protein, which produces MQNGTLFWEAIAFFILTDVWIRFYSGKWLNPTQLWGLCMKLRSLSFWLFGSLSGFCLVTTSPMQAQIVEDSTLPQPSIVTQSGNSRIITGGTQANSNLFHSFEEFSIPTNGSAYFNNAANIQNIISRVTGSSESKIDGLIRANGTANLFLINPNGITFGSNAALKIGGSFLASTATSLSLADGTSFSATNPQTTPLLTVSVPIGLQFGKPAASIQVQGAKLQVPSGKTLGLVGGNLTLVGGRLQAAGGRIELGSVAGAITPAFPVQVNLTPTAQGYALGYPNIQNFQDIQSQQTTVTTSGNGGGDIRVQGRRIALTEGSQMLANTLGSAPGGTLAVTGSELVEISGSSPSGDRSGLFARVNSKTATGSGGNLTVETGKFIVRDGAQVSTSTFGQGQGGNLTVRATDSVEVSGRSSDREIGSGLRATVQGGATGDGGNLTVETGQLIVRDGAEVTTSTFGQGKAGDLTVKATQVQAMGYGFDENNTLRQSSLRAQVEQNATGTGGNLTIESDRLSVQNGAQVAVTTLSKFSQAKAGTLTVRASDVELAGVAVSADGQLLTNQLGLPFPSGLFSGSGIDSQADGGALSVETERLLVRDGAVIQTSTLGAGDAGNLTVQASELVELAGTAKGSQFPSSLLAVSGGIPGFPGVFDATGRGGSLRVNTGKLIIRDGAAVAASSFNPANDAKGAGNLELTAQSLSLDNQATITAATASGNGGNMVLVQDLLLLRHNSKISSTAGIAGAGGNGGNITINSSFIVAVPGENSDITANAFTGNGGSIQITTQGIFGIQFREDETLLSDITASSEFGVDGVVEINTPDVDPSRGVVALPTDLVDASGLIASSCGATVGQQKSELVVTGRGGIPPNPGETLSSNLVWSDLRLITQQVGNLPNPAVVPTRPATGESSRQLMEAQGWVRNNFGEVILTARSPTGVPHATSCAGS; this is translated from the coding sequence GTGCAAAATGGCACGCTATTCTGGGAAGCGATCGCCTTTTTCATCCTGACAGACGTCTGGATACGTTTTTACTCAGGCAAATGGTTGAATCCGACCCAGTTGTGGGGTTTGTGTATGAAACTGCGTTCTCTGTCATTCTGGCTTTTTGGCAGTCTTTCCGGGTTCTGTCTGGTGACAACCAGCCCCATGCAGGCGCAAATTGTCGAGGATTCAACCCTACCCCAGCCCTCCATCGTTACTCAAAGTGGCAACAGCAGAATAATTACCGGAGGTACGCAAGCTAACTCCAACTTGTTCCACAGCTTTGAGGAATTTTCGATTCCTACTAACGGCAGTGCTTACTTTAACAATGCTGCCAATATTCAAAACATTATCAGCCGCGTCACGGGTTCCTCGGAGTCTAAGATTGACGGCTTGATTCGAGCCAACGGAACCGCCAACCTATTTCTAATTAACCCCAACGGGATTACTTTTGGCTCGAATGCGGCGCTGAAGATTGGCGGATCTTTTTTGGCGAGTACGGCGACTAGCCTCAGCTTGGCGGATGGAACTTCGTTCAGCGCCACGAATCCCCAAACGACACCGCTGCTGACAGTCAGCGTCCCAATTGGTTTGCAATTTGGAAAACCAGCCGCCAGCATTCAAGTGCAGGGGGCGAAGCTGCAAGTGCCGTCTGGGAAAACCTTGGGGCTAGTGGGTGGTAACTTGACGCTCGTGGGAGGAAGATTACAGGCGGCGGGGGGACGGATTGAATTAGGCAGCGTCGCTGGAGCAATCACACCCGCTTTCCCCGTACAAGTTAACCTCACCCCAACTGCCCAAGGCTATGCGCTGGGGTATCCGAATATCCAGAACTTCCAAGACATCCAGTCCCAGCAAACGACGGTAACGACCAGCGGCAATGGGGGAGGCGATATTCGCGTCCAAGGTAGGCGGATCGCGCTTACAGAGGGTTCTCAGATGCTGGCGAATACCTTGGGTTCAGCACCCGGAGGGACTTTAGCGGTCACTGGCTCGGAGTTGGTGGAAATTAGTGGCAGTTCGCCTAGTGGCGATCGCAGTGGTTTATTTGCCAGGGTTAATTCAAAAACAGCCACCGGATCTGGGGGAAATCTGACCGTTGAAACCGGAAAATTCATTGTCCGGGATGGGGCGCAAGTCTCCACTTCTACTTTCGGTCAAGGGCAGGGCGGGAATTTAACGGTGCGGGCGACCGATTCGGTAGAAGTCAGTGGCAGATCGAGCGATCGCGAAATAGGGAGTGGATTGCGGGCTACAGTCCAAGGGGGAGCGACAGGGGATGGGGGAAATCTAACCGTTGAAACTGGACAATTGATTGTCCGAGATGGAGCCGAAGTAACAACTTCTACTTTTGGGCAAGGGAAAGCCGGAGATTTGACCGTAAAAGCGACCCAAGTGCAAGCGATGGGTTATGGTTTCGACGAAAACAATACGCTCAGGCAAAGCAGTTTGCGTGCCCAAGTAGAACAAAACGCCACCGGAACTGGAGGAAATTTAACCATAGAGAGCGATCGCTTGAGCGTTCAAAATGGGGCACAAGTTGCAGTAACGACGCTTAGCAAGTTTAGCCAAGCCAAGGCAGGCACTTTGACCGTTCGAGCTTCAGACGTTGAACTGGCGGGGGTTGCGGTTTCCGCAGACGGTCAATTGCTGACAAATCAGCTCGGTTTGCCTTTTCCGAGCGGCTTATTTTCCGGCAGCGGTATCGATTCCCAGGCAGATGGAGGAGCCTTAAGCGTTGAGACTGAACGATTGCTCGTCCGCGATGGAGCCGTCATCCAGACTTCTACTTTAGGAGCAGGGGATGCGGGAAATTTAACCGTTCAAGCTTCCGAGTTGGTGGAATTAGCGGGTACTGCTAAAGGCAGTCAGTTTCCCAGTAGCCTGCTCGCTGTTTCTGGCGGAATTCCTGGATTTCCAGGGGTTTTTGACGCCACAGGTCGCGGGGGAAGTCTGAGGGTTAATACTGGAAAGTTGATTATCCGGGATGGGGCAGCTGTAGCCGCGAGCAGTTTTAATCCAGCGAACGATGCCAAAGGTGCTGGAAACCTTGAGCTGACTGCTCAAAGCTTGAGTTTAGATAACCAGGCAACGATTACGGCGGCAACTGCATCCGGTAATGGGGGAAATATGGTGCTAGTGCAGGATTTGTTGCTGCTGCGCCACAACAGTAAAATTTCAAGTACCGCAGGCATTGCAGGTGCGGGTGGCAATGGCGGCAACATCACGATTAACAGCTCATTCATCGTCGCCGTCCCTGGGGAAAATAGCGACATTACTGCCAATGCTTTTACTGGCAATGGGGGGAGTATCCAAATTACGACTCAAGGCATCTTTGGAATTCAGTTTCGGGAAGACGAAACTCTCTTGAGCGACATCACCGCCAGTTCTGAGTTTGGCGTGGACGGTGTGGTGGAAATCAATACGCCGGATGTTGACCCCAGTCGCGGTGTAGTCGCTTTACCGACCGACTTAGTGGATGCCTCTGGACTGATTGCATCAAGTTGTGGAGCCACGGTCGGGCAACAAAAAAGTGAATTGGTCGTTACCGGACGCGGTGGAATTCCACCCAATCCCGGCGAAACCCTCAGCAGCAACCTCGTTTGGAGCGATTTGCGCCTGATAACTCAGCAAGTCGGAAATCTTCCGAATCCTGCGGTTGTTCCCACCCGTCCGGCTACCGGGGAGAGTTCCAGGCAGTTGATGGAAGCCCAAGGATGGGTGAGGAATAACTTTGGCGAGGTCATTCTCACCGCGCGATCGCCCACAGGGGTGCCTCACGCCACTTCCTGCGCTGGCTCCTAG